Part of the Sorghum bicolor cultivar BTx623 chromosome 1, Sorghum_bicolor_NCBIv3, whole genome shotgun sequence genome, atgtatgatacaatggacattatatgtagtaataaaaataaatcaagtgatattaacaaaccaattaatttgaactatcctactttctatgatcataaaaatatactataattcattcttgcaaaatatattaaaactaggtcaaccatgaaatatgatatatatatatatggatactaattcatgtgaatgattcaaaataacaaagtggatttgagctaaaaaatgatgggaacatcacaagccaaaaacaacatgaaaaagacaagaaaggctgaagttagtcacctctaagcgcgaagagacgatgacggagtcgaagaagatcaacgatgggcgttggagatgaagaacaaatgaagaacaagcaagaagaagctccaagaacaacaatggtgctctcggtttcaaatgggcagaggggaggagggagccggcctataaaccggacctttagcaccggttcagagcaaaaaccggtgctaaagggtttgcctcggcccgtggctctggccggtgctaaagggacccctttagcaccggttcttgttaaaaaccggtgctaaagggtccctgccccgacagcacatgtcagtagccgttgggcaggaccctttagcaccggtttgtaacacgaaccggtgctaaaggggtctttaaccccgggccgcaaaaaggccgaggtttttggccattttgggcatcgaccaatgcctcattctgtagtagtgggtGCTGCCCACCACAAAGCACCAAAGAAAGCATCGAGAGTGATAATGTTTTGCAAAGAAGTTCAACGTCTCACCAAAGAACTCTGGTGAGTTAAGGGATTAAAGCACCATAAAATATTTAACAGAGAGTATAAGCACCAGAGTAGTCTGGTGTACAAGCACTAGAGAAATGGCTAGTTTGGTGATGCTTAGAAGAAACCCGAGAGCACAAAGTGCTCACCGGAAAAGAGCAACAGAGAAAGGGTGACCCAATGCTCAACGATGTTCAAAATCCAATTGCTAGTCTTTTGAAAGGCACTAGATTTCTTTGGTGACCTGACCAGAATTTTTGGTGAGTGCATAGATGAAGCACCGTGCAGGCAACCAGAGGGGGGTGGGCCTAATCCAATTTAAATCTATTTCAACTATAGTCCCAATTTAACCCCAAAGCGCTCGCAAACTCGAACTCTCCAAAATTATGAGCATGCtacccactattaaaagctaaatgcagtcaaaccagtgtcagctatttgagcctcatgaacccctggttacactcgttgagtacgatatgtgttcactcttgcaatttcccaacaccccaggttatgcaagTGATGAtgtttggaatgaggactaccgttatgagtactaggcttgaagtcaaccagtcagcagtgtccctgtgtggtgcttccgtcgagagcgttgtttatttCTATTATTATgattgtataagactatgtgatttattatgttccgctatgtaataaacactgcaatggtacatttgagatttgtctacttatgtgtgcgactgtttctggggcacatatgagtcttttatgcatcctattttgttcttaaaatatgggtgtgacatgtAGTATAGGGATGGCCTTTCCTGCCAATTGGATTAAATGTGTGGAAAACATTTTGTCAAATATGAAAACTTCAaaatgtctctctctctctctctcattttgatTTGATTGCTAACCACTTGCAAAGTGTTATCAATGAAGGCTCTAGGCAAGGACTTTTGTGTCCTCCCTTGGCCTCCAATTAGCCAACTGTCTCATATAGTAAAATGACTTCCTAATTATACAATACGTAGATGATACATTCCTAATTAATATTACCGAAAGAGATCCAGTTATTCCTAATTAACATTTATCTCTTTCCACGGGACTGAAAGTAATTACAAGAAGGCCAACCATATTCCTAAAGCTTCCTTTTACTTATCTGGCTTTACCGCATATATATGTAGATGCTCTCGCCTGATCATGATCAGTTTGGTGGGTCAACGGTGGTCACTGCCGTTGTGACAGTGGTGTGGGTGTGTGGGGTGCGGGTTTAAAAAAATTTTCAACAATACAATACAATTCCCGGAAAAATTAAAAGGCGGACAAACTAAATTAAGGGCTCATTCGATTGATCCAGTTTGGGTCCCTGAAATAATTCTAGATAGATTTGCTTCACTAATTTGCATAGTTTAGATAAGCTGGAATAGTTTCCGGGCCAAAACCATGGCAACCGAACGCAGCCTAAGTGTGTGCATGATTTGTGGGAAAAATGGCATTGTGCACACTTTTATTGAAGAGATTAGCATTGAGACATGCAAGATAGCCTTCTTTGCAAGGTAATAATGCtcggaaagaaagaaagaaagggttattttctttgttttttattCCACCCTTATGTACCCTTCTTTGCATTATTTTTCTAAAGGTTGTTCAACCTCATATCACCTAGCACAAGTCATGGGCTTCTTCAAGGAAAGAAAGTCTCATGGAAACGTTTTCAACAAAATAAGAACCATACAGAATAgatttcttgattttttttaggaaaactttttattttatgtTTGTTCTTTTATCCTAAAGATAGGGTGTATTATGAAATGCATGTTTGCTGTCTAGCTTTGCTTCTGCTCATTTTTTTCTATATAATTTGAAACTACTGCAAGAAAATTTAGACATGCCTTGGACGAAGTCGAAACTGCCATGTAAAGCACCTGAGAATTTCAACCTTATTTACTGGAACAACTTATATTATTACTAGGTGAATtctccgcgcgttgctgcggaatttttttaaaataaatcattatatatataGCACTACTATGCGGTATTTAGTCTATTATGTATGTACACATAtaaatttgacttgcatgtattttattgtattagatctagtaaaaaattgctaagctaataaaacaaaactaatattttgttacattatagagaaattaattggtgatgaaacaaataatgtatgtacatgacttgtatgtgaatatattaaagatttaaagtatttcacatgatatagatgatatagttattttttataattaatatggAATGACATGAacttagtggagaatgatgtggacatattgcatgaagagataaaatatttagtggatcacttagtggagaatgatgtggacaccttgcatgaagagagaattcatctagtggggtttagctttataagagttatagattacCTGTAGGTTTTGGAAAGTGACTTTAGAATTGGACGCAATTTGATTAGCCTTGTAGTAGGTTCAATTTTTTGTAACTGTGTGATGTCACCCAAGAATTTGTATGCATCTGCACAGCTAGTAATACTAATGACACAAGTGTTAGAAGTTTGTGGagaaactcaaaatccaaggttaATGGAAACTCCTTATATATACTCCATCTGCCTAAGATATAAAGTGTAACTACTTTTTATTCAAGTAACATAATATAAGTGAAGGACTGAAAACggcgactagaggggggtgaattatgGGAGCCTCAAATTTCTTTCAAAACTTTTGGTCCTTGGCTCGCAAACAACTCAAAACAAACACTCACCAAAGACGTGAGATACATGTGCTAACTAGTAGCAAGATACCACACATGAAGTCTTAGGCACACCCAAAAGTACTCGAGCATTGAAAGAACAAACCTCCAAATAAACGGATCGAATTGCACAAACTGGAGGTGGCGGACTGTCCGCTACAGTACCTCGGACAGTCTGCTACAGTCCCGCTACAGTGTCGGACTGACTTTTTATATTAATGTTCTTATATAATTTTGAAATGAGTTGGAAAGGTTTTATAGAAAGATATCACCTCCACTGTCTACTAAGTTTTAAGGAGATCGTACCTTTGCCCCAAAGATCTTACTTTTCCTCAGGGGTTATCATAGATTTAAGCATTCACTCTCGAAAATATTATTCATGCCAAgcacggtgggcgccaatgttgggaaaTAGGGATCCCAACAGAGAGTGAGGATGGGGGCAAGCTTGCTGCAGCTCGACACTTGAGGGTCGGATGCTTCGCTCGAGGGCGAAGGTCTTCGACTAGCAGAGGTTCATATATCGAGATGCGACTTGCACGTTTATTGAGACAATGATTAGGGTTTCAAGTCACTCAAAAACCCTCTCCTCGGGACTGAGCTCTCCTTTTATAGAGTACGGTTACAATATGTTTACAGTACATAAATGCCCCTATAACAACTACGGCATATGCCGGAATATTCCACTCCCCTACATGTACTCTCGGGGGCACTCAGGTCTTTTATTTCTACAGCCTCTTTGGCTAATGGCCCTTGCCAAATCTAGCATCTTGTCCCACGAAGAGGTCCGGCTTACAATCCATGTGTAGTCTTCGTAGGGAAACGGTCTTCGTAGAGGCTTTTCTGCCGCAGTCCATGAGGCAAAGGCTTGTGTCGGCTGTTTCACTGGTGTCGACATCACTCGTTGTGCAAAGGCTTCTTTGCCATGGTGTGAAGGCTCCTGTCGGTTGTTTCGCCGCTATCGACACCATCGATGATGCAGAGGCTTCTTTGCAGCCATCCTTGGCGCGCAGACTCCTCTTGGCTGTTTCACCGATGTTGTCGTCATCCTTGACGCAAAGGCTTCTTTGCGGCCATCGTTGGTGCGAACACACATGTCGGCTATTTCGCCATCTCTTTGTGCTTCATAGTGCAAAGGCTTGTTTGTCGCCGTTCTCGATGCGAAGACTTTGCCATCTTTGTTGTCTTGACGCGAAGACTTGAGTTGGCACCCTTTATGGTGCAGAGACCACCTGCCGTCTCTCTTGGTGCGAAGCCTCCACTTGGGATTCTTCTGACCGATCTTCATAGTCCCTAGACCTTTGAATCTTCATCATAGCCTTTGACTGATCTTCATAGTGCTTCAACCCTGGTCTTTCATCATGGTCTTCGACTTATCTTCATAGAGCCTGTAACATAGCGGCCcaaggtttaataggattaataggatacTCATACCAATAAGTTACAACTTTTTTTGGAAGCCTATCtctaaagaactctaaagttaagtgtGCTTGGCTTGGAGAAATTTAGGAATGGGTGACCGACAGAGAAGTCCTTCTcaggtgcgcacgagtgaggacaaagtatgCAGAAAAGACTGCTGTTAGTCTGTGAGGAAGCTACCACATGTAAGCGGGCCCAACCTCGTGGAGGTGGGACGTTACAGAATAGTATCAAAGCCGACCTTCATCATAAACTTTGACTGATCTTCATAGTGCTTCAACCTCTGGTCTTTCATCACAGTCTTCAACTTACCTTCATGAAGTCTCTTCAGGGGGAAGTTGGCCCATATTGCATATAGGCTCCCCCAACAGTGGCCACTTCGTTTTGGTACATGGGGAAGAGAAAGGTTTAGGGTTTACTCGTGGGCTAAGACAAAAGGAGCTGAATGTAAGCGGACGAGCTAGGTGGGGGCCATTTACTTTTGGCGTCAGATAGATTGACGGTATATTTGGTTTTAGTGTCAGACaattaaacattaaatatgaGTACCTATGGTGTGAAACAGTGGATCCTTAAATAAGGATTTAGCATCAAATAGTCTCTTAGTTATCTTTAGCGTTGGATCATCTATCGATAAAAAGAATAGCGTCAGATGTCTGACATGATGCGGTGTTGTTGTTAGTGGCAATGGGTATTCCCACTAGAATCGAGGTATGGCAAGAGCCATACCTTACCATATTGGATCCTCCCAGTGGCGGATCCAGAAACGGACCAAGAGGGGGACTAAATAACATAGCTAAAAAAAAATTTCTCGCCCAATCCAGTATACTAATAGATATAGCTAAGATTGATAATTCAATATTGATTCAAAGTGCTCAAAAGCAAAGATTTAtaaaataaacatagaaaaataccaaatacatagagtttttgctaaaaaaaactGTTAAAAAATTTTTGAGTCCAAGAGCCTCTATGTTCGTCTTCATTGTCCATAGTCCATCAACTTGAACTCCTCACTTGCACTCGACCATTGTGGCACATTTAATACCTGCATATTGACCCGTCTCTATAGTAAAAAGCCTTCAGTATCTAAAACTCATTTTTAGTAGTGCTTCTTGCCATTGTACACAAGTGCTTGCGTCCCTCGGTCCAAGTCTATATGTTCGTTCTTCAGTGTCGTCCATGGTCCATCAGCCAGCGGAACTCCTTACTTAACCTTTTGTCATCATAGTCCACCTCTATGACACACTTAACACCTGCACATGAAAGTCAAGAGACATGTTGCACCACCACCACTTCACCTCGGGTTATATATCATCCATGACGATCACTCATGATACACAATGACAAGGGCACATCTCAACCTTGTTATCTTAAATTTAGAAGAATTGGAGTAACAATAACAGTAAGCAAGGTTGTGAGTCTGAATAACTTTGATCAGATCTGTTGCATCCGTCTGAAACCGGTCGTCTGAAATCGCTTTGTCGGTCCTATCGTCTGAAATCGCTTGGTCGCCTGAGCAATTTCTGCAAAACGATCGAAGCAGCAGGTTTCTTGTGTCCCCTTGTGCTCGCGTGTGAACCCGGTGACTCGAAGAAGCAAAGCGACAAAGCGATTCGGTAATGCAACGCTGCCATGCGTGTCACAATCGAGATCGCAAGTGAAGCAGCTGCGGACGGACGCGCGCGATCGAACTGGGCAGGCCTCAACTGAGCTTTACGCTTCCGGCGACTTCGCTGGTGGCGAATTCTACGCGGACAAAGCAGATGCTAATGCCAAAACTAATTAAAAGCGCCTACCGCGACAGTTCACATTTTGACTGCCACATACCTCTAGCTTGGACCTGTTTTACTCCAGCGAGTGACAACGGCAGTGATGTATATATATTGCATCCAGTGACAACGGCAACGATTTGTCAAAGATTCAACGCAGCAGGAGATAAAAACCAATCCGACCAGCGGGCCGCCCCTCGATCTGCGACAGTACGTATATTGCATACATGGAAAACTGACTGCCACAGGAATGGTGAAGTAGCTACTGACGAAACTGCCGGCCGGGTAGGTATGGATGATGATGCATTCTGTGACGACCCATAACTAACCGGAAAAAGgctgaggtcttgtttagttcacttcaaaaaccaaaaacttttaagattttctgtcgcaccgaattttgcggcatgcatatagcattaaatatagataaaaacaaaaacaagcaAAAACaagttacacagtttgtctgtaaatcacgagacgaatcttttaaacctaattattttatgattaaacaatgtttgtcaaataaaattgaaagtgctatagtattaaaattcaaaaactttttgatctaTACAAGTCCCGAGCCTCTCGATCGATTCCAACGACGATTTTTCAAAGACGCAACCGCGCGACAGCACGTGGACGAGAAGTAACGAGGCTACGTACTAGTACTAGGTACCAGAGGCAGCAGCTCTTCGATCAGGGGGGACAGAGCTTATAAAAGGGAGCCCAAGCTGTTGAGCTCCTCTAGAGCTCACACACGACGTACTTGGCAATATATGCTAGTACATATTATATATATCCTTTGTGTGTGTAAGACCAGTCACCAGGCCAGCTCCTCCGATATATCCTGTGTGATTAATTATAATCCACGCATAGAGCGGTAGAGATCGATCGAGCTATCTGTCAGGTACATATGGCGTCCCAACAAGCAGCTGACTACAGAGGAAGTAGGGAAGAGATCGTCATCGTGGACCTCGAGAGCGAAGAGGCCGCCGTCGACGACGTCGATCTGCCGCCGGCGACGATGCAGCGGCAGGATTCCCTGTACGTGGCCGCAACAAGAGCCGCCGGCGCGAACCACCACGGACAGGTTGTTCAGTATGTATTGCACTACggacctagctagctagcttgttAAATTgtacgtgtgtgtgtgtatatatatatatatataacgtaGTGATCGATGAACTTTTTTTTGTATGAACTCCCTGCCCTACAGGATAGCTGGGCCAGGACGCTGCGGCTGGCGTTCCAGTGCGTGGGGATCCTGTACGGCGACATTGGCACGTCGCCGCTGTTCGTGTACTCGAGCACGTTCCGCGACGGCGTCGGCCACCCGGACGACCTGCTCGGGGCGCTCTCCCTCATCATCTACAGCTTCCTGCTCTTCACCGTCATCAAGTACGTCTACATCGCCCTACGAGCCAACGACGACGGTGACGGTACGTCAGTCGTCATGTCATTCCTTATGCTGTCATGCAGTACATCAGTAGTACATACATACTAGTCCAATGCGAGACTAATAACTCGATCGCCAGATATGCACCTGAGACTGCATCATAATTCATATCGAGTCACGTCAACGGTAGCTATAGGTGATATCTGAGACTGAGATGGGTGTAATTACATATCTGAGTGAATTGTGAGTTTGGAATTACTGACCAACTTAGTATGTGAGGCTCCAATAACCATGTAACAGCTAGCTAGGTTACAGAAATGTCATGCTCTTTCATCAGTCTTTTCCCTCCATTCACCGTTGCTTAGTCCATACCCATCCAAATCCAAAAGACTTTGGCTGTAAGATGTGATCGCAGAAGACCGCAACAGTCAGTACGTAGCTGCCGTAAGAAAAGTCgtaaaacaaacaaacaaacaaacaaacaaacaaattgAACCCCAAGCAAAACTGATGATTCCTTCTTCTGCTCCAGGTGGAACTTTCGCGCTCTACACTCTGATCTCGCGCCACGCCAGGGTGAGCCTGATCCCGAACCAGCAGGTTGAAGACGAGCTCGTCTCCAAGTACAACCGCGACAAACCGCCGGCGACGCTGCAGAGAGCGGAGTGGATGAAGGAGCTGCTCGAGACGAACAAGACTGTAAAGATCTCGCTCTTCCTCATCACCATGCTCGCCACCGCCATGGTTATCAGCGACGCTATTCTGACTCCTGCAATTTcaggttcaaaaaaaaaaaaaaaacttatctTGAGTACATTATTTGCATGCCATTATTATTATCTGGTAGAGTATATTTGCAAGCAGATATCAAGTACAATATGCATAATCTAACATGACACGGCTTTCCTCCTCTTGTGTGAAAATGCGCAGTTCTCTCTGCTGTTGATGGCCTAAAAGAAAAGGCGTCTTTTCTTACAACAGGTATGAGAAAAAACACTCGAAAGTTGTTCTAGATTCCCTTTCATGTGAGAAATCCTTGAAGTAAAGTAGGAACAGAATATCGTGGCAGCAGAAAATTTGAGTTTCTAATTTTATTCTACACGCTTGTACTGTTTATGATTATGACATCTCTGTCAGCTAATAAACTGAAAGACTTGAAACAGACTGTCGTTGTTACCAATTAATAGCCCAGATAATAATCTAGAGGGATGTTGCTCCATTACCATTGAATCTGCATGAATGGTCTCCACATATATATGTAATGTAATGTACGAATGAGTCTGCACCACAAGTACATACAGTGCACCTAAAATGATCTGCCTCTGCTATTACCTGCCGGCCATCTTTGGAACTGAAGACATAGAGTGAACTGTTGCCGTTAGCAATTAATATGTGGCCCGGCCTAAGAAGTATATGTGGCTGTTAGTGACATCTAATTCAACAAAATGCACAGGATTCATTGTCTGTTTTAACTGCACACAACCGACTACATATGAATGAAATTTAtactttgaagaaaatatggcaCAGTAGATTTTCTAGTACATATGAATGAGGTGCATGCACGACAATGACATGTGATATTTTACACAGATGAGATAGTCTGGATCACCGTGGGAATTTTGGTGGTGCTGTTCGCAATCCAGAGGTTCGGGACAGACAGAGTCGGTTACTTGTTTGCGCCGATCATCCTCCTCTGGCTGCTCCTCATTGCAGGCGTTGGGTTATACAACCTGATAAAGTATGATACCGGTGCTCTCAGGGCATTCAATATGAAATACATCATCGACTATTTTAGAAGGAACAAGAAAAAAGGATGGGTTTCCCTTGGAGGCATACTCCTTTGTTTCACAGGTACCATTTGTGTATCAAGAAAACGGAGTGGCCTATTGTGCTAGAATCAGGAGTCTACACAGCATGACACTGAATGCATACTGAGGAAATATTCTGCATATATCGCAGGCACAGAAGCTCTTTTTGCTGATCTAGGATACTTCAGCATCAAATCAATCCAGGTATGTGTATCATTTAATATTTACTAAAGAACAAAAGATCATTAATTTATCATACCACTAAACAATCCATAAGACTAACATTCTCTTTCATCTGCTTCAGCTAAGCTTTGGTTTCGGTTTAGTCCCGTCAGTATTACTTGCTTACATTGGGCAAGCAGCATACTTGAGAGTACACCCGGAGGATGTGGCTAACACTTTCTACAGATCAACTCCAAGTAAGTAAAGAATCCACTTGGTATTTCACTGGTACATATGTGCATCTGAATTTTTTACAAGATGTTTACATATATCCACTTGGATGCAGTCTCGTTGTTCTGGCCAACGTTCATTCTTGCACTAGCAGCATCGATCATTGGAAGTCAAGCCATGATCTCCTGTGCCTTTGCAACAATTTCACATTCCCAAACACTTGGTTGCTTTCCAAGGGTAAAGATACTGCACACCTCAAGGCAATACTCAGGCCAATTGTATATCCCTGAAGTAAACTACTTGCTGTGCTTGGGTGCTTGCCTTGTCACAATTGGCTTCAGGACAACCGTCATCATTGGGGAAGCTCATGGTAAGATCCTAAGAATTtataatatagtcaaatttgtaTTTCAATAACTCTGCTCAAACGTGCCTATCTGCAAATCTAAAGAAATGTGACTCTGTCTCTTCCCTTCCTTCCATGTAGGTATATGTGTTGTTCTTGTGATGATCGTCACAACCCTATTGTTGACAATTGTGATGCTCCTAGTATGGAAGATCAGTATCTGGTGGATTGTTGCATTCTTTGTTGTTTTTATGTCATCTGAGTCAATTTATCTATCTGCTATCCTATATCGATTTGCGCATGGGGCATATGTGCCTGTGGCAATGTCAGCATTCCTGATGGTGGTGATGGTTGTATGGCATTATGTGCATGTGAAGAAATACAACTTTGAGCTCGAGCACTCTGTGCCCCGTGACAAAGTGAAAGAACTCCTTGAGCGCCGTGACATACAGAGAGTACCAGGGATTGGCCTCTTCTATACTGAGTTGGTTCAAGGCATACCCCCTGTGTTCCGTCATCTCATCGAGAAGATCCCTTCCATCCATTCAGTGCTCATTTTCGTCTCAATGAAGCACTTACCAATTCCATCTGTCGACATGTCAGAGCGCTTTCTCTTTAGACAGGTAGACAGAGAAGACTATAAGGTATTCCAATGTGTGGCACGGTATGGGTACCGAGACCCCTTTGAGGAGGCCAAGGACTTCGTTGATAAACTTGTAGAGCATCTTCAGTACTACATCCGGGATGTCAACCTCTATGGTGTGGGTTGTGAGCCAATGATGAAGCAGTCCTCTAGCTACCGCAGTTCCCGTGCTGAGAGCTTTAGCAGCCATGAAAAAACCAAAGTAAAGGCAGTCTATGCTGAGGAGATGCTCACACCAGCAGAGTCATTTTCGGAGCACGCAAGGCAAGCTAGTGGAAAGAGCAAGCATTTTGCACAATTTCAGGTGACTAATCTATTGCATTGTCCTCATATAAACATAAAGACACCTACATTCTGTAATGACTTGGTTTTATCAGTATCCGTTAAATTTCTGTTTGAATGGTGGTACTGATGC contains:
- the LOC8065637 gene encoding potassium transporter 27 gives rise to the protein MASQQAADYRGSREEIVIVDLESEEAAVDDVDLPPATMQRQDSLYVAATRAAGANHHGQDSWARTLRLAFQCVGILYGDIGTSPLFVYSSTFRDGVGHPDDLLGALSLIIYSFLLFTVIKYVYIALRANDDGDGGTFALYTLISRHARVSLIPNQQVEDELVSKYNRDKPPATLQRAEWMKELLETNKTVKISLFLITMLATAMVISDAILTPAISVLSAVDGLKEKASFLTTDEIVWITVGILVVLFAIQRFGTDRVGYLFAPIILLWLLLIAGVGLYNLIKYDTGALRAFNMKYIIDYFRRNKKKGWVSLGGILLCFTGTEALFADLGYFSIKSIQLSFGFGLVPSVLLAYIGQAAYLRVHPEDVANTFYRSTPISLFWPTFILALAASIIGSQAMISCAFATISHSQTLGCFPRVKILHTSRQYSGQLYIPEVNYLLCLGACLVTIGFRTTVIIGEAHGICVVLVMIVTTLLLTIVMLLVWKISIWWIVAFFVVFMSSESIYLSAILYRFAHGAYVPVAMSAFLMVVMVVWHYVHVKKYNFELEHSVPRDKVKELLERRDIQRVPGIGLFYTELVQGIPPVFRHLIEKIPSIHSVLIFVSMKHLPIPSVDMSERFLFRQVDREDYKVFQCVARYGYRDPFEEAKDFVDKLVEHLQYYIRDVNLYGVGCEPMMKQSSSYRSSRAESFSSHEKTKVKAVYAEEMLTPAESFSEHARQASGKSKHFAQFQGDKMNIVEMLKIQQEQQAVLEEMSKGVVYIFGESEVVARPHSSLIKKIAVNYLYSFLRKNSRNGEKMLSIPRRQILKVGISYEI